The following are from one region of the Salvia splendens isolate huo1 chromosome 2, SspV2, whole genome shotgun sequence genome:
- the LOC121792853 gene encoding probable pectin methyltransferase QUA2, with translation MSKPLHRGVLSGGGQFSGNSNDYWDDSQKKDKSEKEDLNRNQPNGADATHLSMKNPFRFVFTKSPHSLGDHGFVSDPFSPGVVRSSQKVILSLLKFSLAVIVILALTGSYWWSLSIASTSRGQVFHGYRRLQEQLVSDMFEIGEISLSSPRFRELEYCSQESENYVPCFNVSENLALGFSGGKEYDRHCVHGLKQNCLVLPPVKYRIPLRWPAGKDIIWFANVNITAQEVLSSGSLTKRMMMLDEDQISFRSVSSTFDVEDYSHQIAEIIGLRNESSFIQAGVRTILDIECGYGSLGARLSSYQLLTMCLANYEASGSQVQLTLERGLPAMIGSFTSKQLPYPSISFDMIHCARCRVDWDTKDGIYLLEVDRLLRPGGYFVWTDPIINSQRSLRNKANLKKWDTVRLAAENLCWDMLPQQDETVVWKKTSKKNCYSKRKSGSFSLCSKGHDIEAPYYRPLPSCIGGTQNRRWLPIEERRKWPSQAALTSAELGRYGYSAEEFAEDSVNWKSAVQDFWSLLSPLIFSDHPKRPGDEDPSPPYNMLRNVLDMNAHLGGFNAALLETKKSVWVMNVVPTSGRNSLPLIVDRGFTGLLHNWCEPFPSYPRTYDLVHAEGLLSLEFSEQPKCQMIDIFAEIDRLLRPEGWLILRDSTPLIEFARSLTTHLKWDARVVEIESNSNERLLICQKPFLKRQAS, from the exons ATGTCAAAGCCGCTTCACCGGGGTGTTTTGAGTGGCGGTGGGCAATTCTCGGGGAATAGTAATGATTATTGGGATGATTCTCAGAAGAAAGATAAGTCGGAGAAGGAAGATTTGAATCGGAATCAGCCAAATGGAGCTGATGCCACACATTTATCTATGAAGAACCCTTTTCGGTTTGTTTTCACAAAGTCGCCTCACAGTTTGGGTGACCACGGTTTTGTATCCGACCCCTTCAGTCCGGGGGTGGTTAGGAGTTCGCAGAAAGTGATACTCTCCCTTCTCAAATTCAGTTTAGCAGTCATTGTGATTCTTGCTCTTACTGGTTCATACTGGTGGTCGCTCTCTATAGCCTCAACGTCGAGAGGGCAAGTGTTCCATGGATATAGGCGACTTCAGGAGCAGCTCGTCTCTGATATGTTTGAAATTGGGGAGATTTCTCTTAGTTCGCCGAGGTTTAGGGAGTTAGAGTACTGTTCTCAGGAGTCGGAGAATTATGTACCCTGCTTTAATGTTTCAGAGAATCTTGCTTTGGGGTTTTCTGGGGGCAAAGAGTATGACCGCCATTGTGTGCATGGGTTGAAGCAGAACTGCTTGGTTCTTCCACCTGTGAAATATAGGATTCCTTTACGGTGGCCAGCTGGAAAAGATATAATCTGGTTTGCGAATGTTAATATTACTGCGCAGGAGGTCCTGTCTTCTGGTAGTTTGACTAAGAG GATGATGATGTTGGATGAAGACCAGATTTCCTTTCGGTCGGTGTCTTCTACCTTTGATGTTGAAGATTATTCTCATCAAATTGCAGAAATTATTGGGCTGAGAAACGAGTCATCGTTCATACAAGCTGGA GTTAGAACCATCCTGGACATAGAATGTGGCTATGGTAGTCTTGGGGCACGTTTATCTTCTTACCAACTATTAACCATGTGTTTAGCGAACTATGAGGCATCAGGCAGTCAAGTCCAGCTAACCCTGGAAAGGGGTCTCCCGGCAATGATTGGCTCATTTACATCGAAGCAGCTCCCGTATCCATCTATATCGTTTGACATGATTCATTGTGCAAGATGTCGAGTTGATTGGGACACAAAAG ATGGCATATATTTGCTTGAAGTTGATCGGTTGTTGCGACCCGGTGGATATTTTGTGTGGACTGATCCCATAATAAACTCTCAGCGTTCCTTGCGCAACAAAGCCAACTTGAAAAAGTGGGATACGGTGCGCCTGGCAGCAGAAAATCTCTGCTGGGATATGCTCCCACAGCAAGACGAAACTGTCGTGTGGAAGAAGACTAGTAAGAAGAATTGTTATTCCAAAAG GAAAAGTGGTTCATTTTCTCTCTGTAGCAAGGGCCATGATATCGAGGCCCCATACTATCGACCGCTCCCATCATGCATTGGAGGGACTCAAAACCGCCGCTGGCTTCCTATTGAAGAAAGGAGAAAATGGCCTTCACAGGCAGCATTGACATCAGCTGAACTCGGACGCTATG GCTATAGCGCAGAAGAATTTGCTGAGGATTCTGTAAATTGGAAATCTGCTGTTCAAGATTTTTGGTCTCTGCTTTCACCGCTCATATTCTCAGACCATCCAAAGAGGCCTGGCGACGAAGATCCTTCTCCGCCTTATAACATGCTGAGAAATGTGCTGGACATGAATGCGCATTTGGGAGGTTTCAACGCTGCCTTATTAGAGACTAAGAAATCGGTCTGGGTTATGAATGTTGTCCCTACAAGTGGTCGTAACAGCCTCCCTTTAATAGTTGACCGTGGCTTTACCGGCTTGCTGCATAACTG GTGTGAACCATTTCCATCGTATCCAAGGACGTATGATCTAGTTCACGCGGAAGGACTTCTCTCTCTTGAATTTTCCGAGCAACCAAAATGCCAAATGATAGATATATTTGCTGAGATAGATCGCTTACTTCGTCCAGAG GGATGGTTGATTCTGAGGGACTCCACTCCTCTCATTGAGTTTGCAAGATCTCTGACAACGCATCTGAAATGGGATGCACGAGTCGTGGAGATCGAGAGCAACAGCAACGAGAGGCTCCTAATCTGCCAGAAGCCATTCCTCAAGAGACAAGCGAGCTGA
- the LOC121766671 gene encoding protein WHAT'S THIS FACTOR 1 homolog, chloroplastic-like, which produces MALLRFLSTTVFLSKPQHVLSSSAAFYSTSFLITKTPKKFRKKRKKKESPRTKSIQTQPNLIRHFENILHRDAHFRFLTKTKEFLSKQREQVLLLDDAGKLHQQLGFPRGRKVLKSILRHPLIFQTYRHSDGKMWFGFTDLMEDLLREEREIQAKSELHRVDVVRKLLMMSVNKRIPLSKIYHNRLLFGISEDFRDKIANYPNYFRVVVEDDGKRILELVNWDDSLAVSALEKEFMADEDKVKKAFRFPVKHGRKLELELEDERKLNLLNTLPLVSPYSDGSKLDLWTLEAEKYRVGIIHEFLSLTLEKRAYIHNVVEFKEEFNLTKHTYQMLLKQPQTFYLAGAQMNWCVFLKDGYGEDGELVDKDAQVAFNEKLYKHADMQESEMDCRIEQECGV; this is translated from the coding sequence ATGGCTCTTCTCCGCTTTCTCTCTACCACCGTATTCCTGTCGAAACCCCAACACGTtctctcctcctccgccgccttCTACTCCACCTCCTTCCTCATCACCAAAACCCCCAAAAAGTTCAGAAAAAAGCGCAAGAAGAAGGAAAGCCCTAGAACCAAATCGATTCAAACCCAGCCCAATCTCATCCGCCACTTCGAGAACATCCTCCACCGCGACGCTCATTTCCGATTCCTCACGAAAACCAAGGAATTCCTCTCCAAACAGCGCGAGCAAGTCCTCCTCCTCGACGACGCCGGAAAACTCCACCAGCAGCTAGGGTTCCCCCGTGGCCGGAAAGTCCTCAAATCCATCCTCCGCCATCCGCTCATCTTCCAAACCTACCGCCACTCCGACGGCAAGATGTGGTTCGGATTCACCGATCTCATGGAAGATCTCCTCCGCGAGGAGCGCGAAATCCAAGCTAAATCGGAGCTCCATAGGGTAGATGTCGTGAGGAAATTACTGATGATGTCAGTGAATAAACGAATTCCCTTGAGCAAAATCTATCACAATCGGTTATTGTTTGGGATTTCAGAGGATTTCAGGGATAAAATCGCTAATTACCCTAATTATTTCCGAGTAGTCGTTGAAGATGATGGCAAAAGGATTCTTGAGCTAGTGAATTGGGACGATTCGCTGGCTGTGAGTGCGTTGGAGAAGGAATTCATGGCTGATGAGGACAAGGTGAAGAAGGCATTCAGATTCCCAGTGAAGCATGGCAGGAAGCTGGAGTTGGAGCTGGAGGATGAGAGGAAGTTGAATTTGTTGAACACGTTGCCTTTGGTTTCGCCCTATTCGGATGGGAGCAAGCTCGATTTGTGGACGTTGGAGGCAGAGAAGTACAGAGTGGGGATCATCCATGAGTTCTTGAGCTTGACTTTGGAGAAGAGGGCTTACATACACAATGTGGTGGAGTTCAAGGAGGAGTTCAACCTCACAAAGCACACGTATCAGATGCTTCTCAAGCAGCCCCAGACGTTCTACCTGGCTGGCGCGCAGATGAATTGGTGCGTGTTTCTCAAGGATGGCTATGGCGAGGATGGAGAGCTCGTTGACAAGGACGCCCAGGTGGCATTCAACGAGAAGCTCTATAAGCACGCGGATATGCAGGAGTCCGAGATGGATTGCAGGATTGAGCAGGAGTGTGGTGTGTGA